The Streptomyces europaeiscabiei genome window below encodes:
- a CDS encoding response regulator transcription factor: MLSARIAVRTVLEEVQQFTLVAEGAPGTLADIVRWSRPDVVVISHAVESEALHTLLRLDGPAGVVLCEQLTGHGTRQLLRHGATGILRRATASAHLSWAVAAVAQGGLALDPCLTEEMTNAYTRPAPPDQKRSSAEELVSSLTPREREILSLVGGGLPNREIADSLNLSTDTVKDHLRRVYTKLGAETRLHAARVAWYAGVDAPRQVPESV, encoded by the coding sequence ATGCTCTCCGCACGCATCGCGGTTCGCACCGTATTGGAGGAAGTACAGCAGTTCACGCTCGTCGCCGAGGGCGCTCCCGGCACTCTGGCCGACATCGTGCGCTGGTCGCGGCCCGATGTCGTGGTGATCAGCCACGCCGTGGAGAGCGAGGCCCTGCACACGCTGCTCCGGCTCGACGGACCCGCGGGCGTCGTGCTCTGCGAACAGCTCACCGGCCACGGCACCCGCCAGCTGCTCCGGCACGGCGCGACGGGCATCCTGCGCCGGGCCACCGCGTCGGCGCATCTGTCGTGGGCGGTGGCCGCCGTCGCCCAGGGAGGTCTCGCGCTGGACCCCTGTCTGACGGAGGAGATGACGAACGCCTACACCAGACCCGCCCCACCGGACCAGAAACGCTCGTCGGCCGAGGAACTGGTGTCCTCGCTCACCCCGCGCGAACGGGAGATCCTCTCGCTCGTCGGCGGCGGACTGCCCAACCGGGAGATCGCCGACAGCCTGAACCTGAGCACCGACACCGTCAAGGACCACCTCCGGCGCGTCTACACCAAGCTCGGCGCCGAGACCCGCCTCCACGCGGCCCGGGTCGCCTGGTACGCGGGGGTCGACGCCCCCCGCCAGGTGCCCGAGTCCGTGTGA
- a CDS encoding ABC transporter ATP-binding protein: MTTAAGAPLVRTSGLCKAYHSAAETVWAARDVDFTARAGEFVCIYGASGSGKSTLLNLLAGLDLADSGEIRVGDVDVSTADEARRAELRLRTVGVVFQEHNLIEEFSAVENVALPLEACGFPVAEAREQALAELARVGLAGLEDRMPWQMSGGQRQRVGVARALTGQRSVLLADEPTGALDSTNTSELFELFRTLCDDGVLAVICSHDPRCRDFADTVYEVVDGRLESRQ; encoded by the coding sequence TTGACGACAGCCGCTGGCGCACCGCTCGTCCGGACGAGCGGACTGTGCAAGGCCTACCACTCCGCGGCCGAGACCGTCTGGGCCGCGAGAGACGTGGACTTCACCGCCCGGGCGGGGGAGTTCGTGTGCATCTACGGCGCCAGCGGCTCCGGCAAGTCGACCCTGCTGAATCTGCTCGCCGGCCTGGATCTCGCCGACTCCGGCGAGATCCGGGTCGGCGACGTCGACGTGAGTACGGCCGACGAGGCCCGGCGGGCGGAACTCCGGCTGCGCACCGTCGGCGTGGTGTTCCAGGAGCACAACCTGATCGAGGAGTTCAGCGCGGTGGAGAACGTCGCGCTGCCCTTGGAGGCGTGCGGTTTCCCGGTTGCCGAAGCCCGTGAGCAGGCGCTGGCCGAACTGGCCCGCGTCGGCCTGGCGGGGCTGGAGGACCGCATGCCGTGGCAGATGTCCGGCGGACAGCGCCAGCGGGTGGGCGTCGCGCGAGCGCTCACCGGGCAGCGGTCGGTCCTGCTCGCGGACGAGCCGACCGGCGCCCTCGACTCGACGAACACAAGTGAGCTGTTCGAGCTGTTCCGGACCCTGTGCGACGACGGCGTACTGGCCGTGATCTGCTCGCACGACCCACGCTGCCGCGACTTCGCCGACACGGTCTACGAGGTCGTCGACGGCCGCCTGGAATCCCGCCAGTGA